A genomic region of Lysinibacillus sp. 2017 contains the following coding sequences:
- the csrA gene encoding carbon storage regulator CsrA: MLVLSRKKGESIMIGDHVEVKVIAVDGDQVKLGIVAPKSVKVHRSEVFESIQQQNKEALEVAPDFVKNLKLKK; this comes from the coding sequence ATGCTTGTATTATCTCGTAAAAAAGGTGAATCGATTATGATTGGCGACCACGTTGAAGTGAAGGTCATCGCAGTCGATGGCGATCAAGTAAAGCTTGGCATCGTCGCACCAAAATCAGTGAAGGTTCATCGTTCAGAAGTATTTGAATCGATTCAACAACAAAACAAAGAAGCACTAGAAGTTGCGCCGGATTTTGTGAAAAACTTAAAGCTGAAAAAGTAA